TGATACGACGCTGATTCTTGGCGGAAACACCCGATACCCGACGGGGTATGATCTTGCCGCGTTCGGTGGTGAACTTGCGAAGCAGGCGCTCGTCTTTGTAGTCGATTCGATCCAGCTTCAGATCGGCAAAACGACCCGACTTACGCATCTTCCTGTCGAACATATTCTTGCCACGTCTCATTGTTTAGCCTCCTCGCTTTCGTCCGCAGATTCTTCAGATTTGGCTTCTTCGGGTCCGCTCTCTGCCTCAGGAGCCGGAGGCTCCGGTTCGGGCTTGGCTTCCTCGGCTTTGGGAGCAGGCGCGGGAGCACGTTCTGACTTTCGATCCCCGGCAGTCTCCTCGGGCTTCTCGAAATCGAACGGGAATTCCGGAACTACCGTCATAAAACGCAGGCAGTGCTCGTTGATCCGCAGGGCTCGTTCGATCACACGCGGAGTATCCGGGGGAGCTTCGTAGTACAGGAATACATAGTAACCCTGGGGACGCTTCCGAATCGGATAAGCGAGCTTGCGTACTCCCCAGTGATCGGTTTTGACAATCTGACCGGAATTAGACTCAATCAAGCCGACAACTTTTTTCAACTCGCCGTCAAATTCAGGTT
This sequence is a window from Candidatus Zixiibacteriota bacterium. Protein-coding genes within it:
- the rpsF gene encoding 30S ribosomal protein S6; protein product: MTEGRSSLRQYETALIFDAQLEEPEFDGELKKVVGLIESNSGQIVKTDHWGVRKLAYPIRKRPQGYYVFLYYEAPPDTPRVIERALRINEHCLRFMTVVPEFPFDFEKPEETAGDRKSERAPAPAPKAEEAKPEPEPPAPEAESGPEEAKSEESADESEEAKQ
- the rpsR gene encoding 30S ribosomal protein S18, encoding MRRGKNMFDRKMRKSGRFADLKLDRIDYKDERLLRKFTTERGKIIPRRVSGVSAKNQRRIKTAIKRARYMAILPFVEETFK